The following are encoded in a window of Dictyostelium discoideum AX4 chromosome 6 chromosome, whole genome shotgun sequence genomic DNA:
- the pgl gene encoding hypothetical protein: MTSKLINFITIEKERFEDECVKFIKNVITDSINSRNIATIGLSGGSTPKPIYEMLGNDSSIDWTKVYFFAVDERYIDKSSKDSIYDLISKSVFKNRENLLVDHFITPNTSLPLKECIETYSNDLKKLIEKSNGSPDLVTLGMGEDGHIASIFPNSPKSPLDETDLVYHTTTERFAIFDRITTNINFLASSKNKVFFMSGSSKKKVWDEMESSQINVSRWPAHKIISSGNTNVFYRE, encoded by the coding sequence AATgtgttaaatttattaaaaatgtaattacagattcaattaatagtAGAAATATTGCAACCATTGGTTTGTCTGGTGGATCAACACCAAAGCCAATCTATGAAATGTTAGGTAACGATTCATCAATAGATTGGACAAAAGTGTATTTCTTTGCAGTAGATGAGAGATACATTGATAAAAGTAGCAAAGATTCAATCTATGATTTAATTAGTAAATCTGTTTTCAAGAATAGAGAGAATTTATTAGTCGACCATTTCATTACCCCAAATACCTCACTTCCTTTGAAAGAATGTATTGAAACCTATTCAAAcgatttaaagaaattaattgaaaaatcaaatggtTCACCAGATTTAGTTACATTAGGTATGGGTGAAGACGGTCATATAGCATCCATCTTTCCAAATTCTCCAAAATCGCCACTCGATGAAACTGATTTAGTCTATCATACAACCACTGAACGTTTTGCAATCTTTGATCGTATCACTACCAACATTAACTTTTTAGCTTcctcaaaaaataaagtcTTCTTTATGAGTGGTTCTtcaaagaaaaaagtttggGATGAAATGGAATCTTCTCAAATAAATGTTTCTAGATGGCCAGCtcataaaataatttcatctGGTAATACAAATGTATTTTATagagaataa